The Punica granatum isolate Tunisia-2019 chromosome 4, ASM765513v2, whole genome shotgun sequence genome has a window encoding:
- the LOC116203788 gene encoding calmodulin-binding protein 60 C-like isoform X1 produces MASAGGGGAAAKTLLTWRGSGIPAKDAPRAARGKDRHGEVCTAGGIRDLRIQLSVPAAIIFYNVQDLLGYDQPSKTVEWLINAASESISQLSSLKSSFSNAAEQLSDKNKSVRVGEDESRPESYHLDLNNDPNSPDSPNPDQRRCISGSESACSTGLPLQSSLLTIPEETSRGESALLRLEFVKKLPATIFTGSWLVDEEKNPIKLRLLDERTNKIVRADPLSSERIEIVVLDGDFGCDEPEEDWTEQDFNACIIRETEGRMPLLTGELSVTLQEGVACLGGIAFTDNSSWTRSNKFRLGARIIRQASAEGARIKEARSESFVVNAHCGECPLKKGPWSVEEDTKLTNYIKRYGIWNWSHMPKAAGLKRSGKSCRLRWMNYLRPNIRRGNFSEDEQRVIIKLHQQLGNRWQAIAASLPGRTDNEIKNFWNSHLKKRVLQTDKVIQNPPSSESGGSCSSITFNATAVQQAYESPGWTDPFCRAEDC; encoded by the exons ATGGCTAGTGCTGGTGGTGGAGGAGCTGCTGCCAAGACTCTCCTTACATGGCGGGGCTCTGGGATTCCAGCCAAGGATGCCCCCCGAGCCGCTCGCGGGAAGGACCGGCACGGCGAAGTCTGCACCGCCGGAGGCATAAGGGACTTGAGGATTCAATTGTCCGTCCCTGCAGCAATCATTTTCTACAACGTCCAGGACCTCCTGGGCTATGATCAGCCCAGCAAGACTGTGGAGTGGCTGATCAATGCTGCCTCCGAGTCGATTTCGCAGCTCTCTTCTCTCAAAAGTTCTTTCTCCAATGCCGCGGAGCAGTTGAGTGACAAGAACAAAAGTGTGAGAGTGGGCGAAGATGAATCTAGGCCTGAATCATATCATCTGGATCTGAACAATGACCCAAACAGCCCGGACAGTCCGAACCCGGACCAGCGGCGGTGCATTTCTGGCTCGGAGTCCGCCTGCAGCACTGGCCTCCCATTACAAAG TTCCTTACTAACTATACCAGAGGAAACTTCCCGAGGAGAAAGTGCTCTACTTAGATTGGAATTTGTCAAGAAGTTGCCCGCTACTATCTTCACCGGCAGTTGGCTAGTAGATGAGGAAAAAAATCCTATCAAACTTAGGTTACTCGATGAGAGGACCAATAAAATAGTCAGAGCTGATCCTCTGTCATCGGAGCGGATTGAAATTGTAGTGCTGGACGGTGACTTTGGATGCGATGAACCTGAAGAAGATTGGACGGAGCAGGATTTCAACGCCTGTATTATCCGTGAGACAGAAGGCAGGATGCCGTTGCTGACAGGAGAGCTGTCAGTCACTTTGCAAGAAGGGGTTGCTTGCCTTGGCGGCATAGCCTTCACTGATAACTCTAGCTGGACAAGAAGTAACAAATTCCGGCTAGGGGCTCGAATTATTCGACAGGCTTCTGCTGAAGGAGCAAGAATCAAGGAAGCAAGAAGTGAAAGTTTCGTGGTGAATGCTCACTGCGGTGAAT GTCCATTGAAGAAGGGGCCGTGGAGTGTAGAGGAAGACACGAAGCTGACTAATTACATAAAAAGATACGGTATTTGGAATTGGAGTCATATGCCTAAGGCAGCAGGGCTCAAAAGGAGTGGCAAAAGCTGCAGGCTGAGGTGGATGAACTACTTGAGGCCTAATATCAGAAGAGGCAACTTCTCCGAAGATGAACAACGAGTCATCATTAAACTCCATCAACAACTCGGAAACAG GTGGCAAGCAATTGCAGCGAGTCTCCCTGGAAGGACAGACAATGAGATAAAGAACTTCTGGAATTCGCATCTGAAGAAAAGGGTACTTCAAACCGATAAG GTAATACAGAATCCACCATCTTCTGAGAGTGGAGGATCATGCTCAAGCATCACGTTTAATGCTACTGCAGTTCAGCAAG CTTATGAATCCCCAGGTTGGACCGATCCATTTTGCAGGGCAGAGGACTGTTAA
- the LOC116203781 gene encoding disease resistance protein RPS2-like, with protein sequence MAEAVVTATASAVAVEAYKDGRSLFGYISRKFDYASAFEDNYRRLTYEAGKLYARGDDVKAEINANKTKRASKECQLWMCRVEEMESEVSELQLKYQKEIKRRSGFHRFLSRSNLSRCMAKKFEEVHALMQEGKLDNGILVDRPPDHVRILDAPTTIDKPSLHWAVEEILGFLREKNVKRIGLWGMVGTGKTTVMQNLNNNELVAQMFDIVIWVTVSKSWSVEKLQDAIRQRLNLKFDGPLNPIETAQRISKELENTRYLLLLDELWGSIDLAEIGIRDNIKDSRVVLASRFRHVCCEMNVDELVNVKRLSDVDAWRIFEEKVGRDLKLPGIKPIAQQVVKECVGLPLLIDRVARAFKKKDNVHLWRDGLRSLRRWPSVRIQGMDEVLEFLRYCYEDLDSHDKKFCFLYGALFPEDCEIFVDYLLECWKAEGYTDDPKFRDARDRGHNILHDLVSVSLLERSEKRKHIRMNKVIRSMALKISSQSRDDKVLVRTSEGLQEPPNEGEWGCLNRISLMDNKLCRLPDEPNCDNLTTLLLQKNRDLIAIPDAFFLHMQSLRVLDLHETGITSLPSSLSRLHSLRALYLNSCVALLELPPCLEFLQHLEVLDIRGTGICCLPSQIGHLTQLKCLRMSVSNFGLGNPNKGQTRIMEINQFGISNLLMLEELIVDVNPYSRQLDEIFKIVTEQVATFPRLNSLTFFFPEVDCLERFIKTSPSWKETHFAFQFFVGYHDSLKFQILDYFEYQIHRCLKYGKGEGQHPVISEVLRETNVVELTGHRNFLSLSDFGMENMSNLRGCWLEDCEDIECIVDGNSTSTLALESLERMHISNVPQLRSIWKGPVQAGSLGQLTSLILYKCPKLKNIFTGGLIEQLSQLHHLSVEDCDEIEEIIVELNSPNLDPNTLPGLKTIVLQQLPGLRKIATSSSLRWPSLEKIKIISCPFLSRLPFTANNASKLRSIEGEQTWWGSLNWEEGENKHRFESLCIFV encoded by the coding sequence ATGGCAGAGGCTGTGGTTACTGCAACAGCCTCAGCGGTGGCTGTTGAAGCTTACAAGGACGGGAGAAGCTTATTCGGTTACATTAGCCGAAAGTTCGACTATGCAAGTGCTTTTGAGGACAACTACAGAAGGTTGACTTACGAAGCTGGTAAGCTCTATGCCAGGGGGGACGATGTGAAGGCAGAGATAAATGCAAATAAGACCAAAAGGGCTTCCAAGGAATGTCAACTTTGGATGTGCAGGGTTGAAGAGATGGAAAGCGAGGTCAGCGAGCTGCAACTGAAGTACCAGAAAGAAATCAAACGTCGTTCTGGGTTTCACCGTTTTCTGTCACGATCAAATCTTAGCAGATGCATGGCTAAGAAGTTCGAGGAAGTACATGCTCTCATGCAAGAAGGGAAGCTTGATAATGGGATTCTCGTTGATCGACCACCAGATCATGTTAGGATTCTTGATGCTCCTACCACTATTGATAAGCCATCACTCCATTGGGCGGTCGAAGAGATATTGGGTTTCTTGAGAGAGAAAAACGTGAAAAGAATTGGACTATGGGGTATGGTTGGAACAGGAAAAACTACAGTCATGCAGAACTTGAACAATAATGAGCTGGTTGCCCAGATGTTTGACATTGTCATCTGGGTGACTGTGTCAAAATCTTGGTCTGTGGAGAAGTTACAAGATGCGATCAGACAACGGCTAAACTTGAAATTTGATGGGCCTCTAAACCCTATTGAAACTGCGCAGAGGATCTCAAAAGAGTTGGAGAACACAAGGTACTTGTTGCTACTCGATGAACTCTGGGGATCGATTGATCTAGCTGAAATAGGCATCCGTGATAATATAAAAGATAGCAGGGTGGTGTTGGCAAGTAGATTCCGCCATGTATGCTGTGAGATGAACGTTGATGAGCTCGTTAATGTGAAGCGATTATCTGATGTTGATGCATGGAGAATCTTTGAAGAAAAAGTGGGAAGAGATTTAAAGCTCCCGGGCATTAAACCGATAGCACAACAGGTGGTGAAAGAGTGTGTTGGGCTTCCACTGTTGATTGATCGGGTGGCACGAGCCTTTAAAAAGAAGGACAATGTGCACCTTTGGAGAGATGGGCTGCGGAGCTTGCGGCGGTGGCCAAGTGTTAGGATCCAAGGCATGGATGAAGTGCTTGAATTTTTACGGTATTGCTACGAGGACTTGGATAGTCATGACAAAAAATTCTGCTTTTTGTACGGTGCTTTGTTTCCCGAAGATTGCGAGATTTTTGTGGATTATTTGCTCGAATGTTGGAAAGCTGAAGGATATACTGATGATCCGAAGTTTAGAGATGCTCGAGATAGGGGTCACAATATATTGCATGATCTGGTCAGCGTATCTTTGCTAGAGAGGAGTGAGAAGAGGAAACACATTCGAATGAACAAAGTAATCCGAAGCATGGCCCTCAAAATTTCTTCTCAAAGCAGAGATGATAAGGTTCTGGTGAGAACTTCTGAGGGGTTACAAGAACCTCCGAACGAGGGAGAATGGGGATGTCTTAATCGGATTTCTTTGATGGACAACAAGCTGTGCAGATTACCAGATGAACCAAATTGCGATAATCTCACTACTTTATTATTGCAAAAGAATCGTGATTTGATCGCCATTCCTGATGCATTTTTCTTGCACATGCAAAGTCTTCGTGTTTTAGACTTGCATGAAACTGGGATTACGTCTCTCCCGTCCTCTTTATCTCGTCTGCATTCTCTCAGAGCACTTTATCTAAACTCCTGCGTAGCTTTATTGGAGCTTCCTCCTTGCTTGGAATTCTTACAGCATCTGGAGGTCCTAGACATTCGAGGAACTGGTATTTGTTGTTTGCCTTCTCAGATTGGGCATTTAACTCAGTTGAAATGTTTGCGCATGTCAGTGTCAAATTTTGGCTTGGGAAACCCAAACAAGGGACAAACGAGGATAATGGAAATTAATCAGTTTGGAATTTCAAACCTTTTGATGCTAGAAGAATTGATTGTGGATGTCAACCCTTACAGCAGACAGTTGGATGAGATTTTCAAGATTGTTACAGAGCAGGTGGCTACCTTTCCACGGTTGAATTCTCTGACATTCTTCTTTCCTGAAGTGGACTGCCTTGAGAGGTTTATCAAGACAAGCCCTTCATGGAAGGAAACCCATTTcgcatttcaattttttgtggGCTACCATGACTCGCTGAAGTTTCAGATTCTTGATTATTTCGAGTATCAGATACACAGATGCTTGAAATATGGAAAAGGTGAGGGCCAACATCCTGTAATTTCTGAGGTACTTCGAGAGACCAATGTTGTCGAACTGACTGGGCACAGGAACTTTTTAAGCCTCTCGGATTTTGGGATGGAGAACATGAGTAATCTCCGAGGTTGTTGGCTCGAAGATTGTGAGGATATTGAATGTATAGTCGATGGCAATTCAACAAGCACTCTAGCTTTGGAATCGTTGGAGAGGATGCATATAAGTAATGTTCCTCAATTGCGCAGCATATGGAAGGGCCCTGTACAAGCTGGAAGCTTAGGCCAATTAACAAGTTTGATCTTGTACAAGTGTCCTAAGCTAAAGAATATATTCACTGGTGGGTTGATTGAACAACTGTCTCAACTCCATCACCTGAGCGTCGAAGACTGTGACGAAATTGAAGAGATCATTGTGGAGTTGAACAGCCCCAATTTGGACCCAAATACACTCCCCGGTCTGAAAACTATTGTGCTTCAACAACTTCCTGGATTGAGGAAAATCGCCACTAGTAGCTCATTGAGGTGGCCATCTCTGGAAAAGATCAAGATAATTTCATGTCCATTCCTATCAAGGCTACCCTTCACTGCAAACAACGCGAGCAAGTTGAGATCGATTGAAGGGGAGCAAACGTGGTGGGGCTCATTGAATTGGGAAGAAGGTGAGAACAAGCACAGGTTTGAGTCTCTTTGCATATTCGTTTAG
- the LOC116203788 gene encoding uncharacterized protein LOC116203788 isoform X2, translating to MASAGGGGAAAKTLLTWRGSGIPAKDAPRAARGKDRHGEVCTAGGIRDLRIQLSVPAAIIFYNVQDLLGYDQPSKTVEWLINAASESISQLSSLKSSFSNAAEQLSDKNKSVRVGEDESRPESYHLDLNNDPNSPDSPNPDQRRCISGSESACSTGLPLQSSLLTIPEETSRGESALLRLEFVKKLPATIFTGSWLVDEEKNPIKLRLLDERTNKIVRADPLSSERIEIVVLDGDFGCDEPEEDWTEQDFNACIIRETEGRMPLLTGELSVTLQEGVACLGGIAFTDNSSWTRSNKFRLGARIIRQASAEGARIKEARSESFVVNAHCGPLKKGPWSVEEDTKLTNYIKRYGIWNWSHMPKAAGLKRSGKSCRLRWMNYLRPNIRRGNFSEDEQRVIIKLHQQLGNRWQAIAASLPGRTDNEIKNFWNSHLKKRVLQTDKVIQNPPSSESGGSCSSITFNATAVQQAYESPGWTDPFCRAEDC from the exons ATGGCTAGTGCTGGTGGTGGAGGAGCTGCTGCCAAGACTCTCCTTACATGGCGGGGCTCTGGGATTCCAGCCAAGGATGCCCCCCGAGCCGCTCGCGGGAAGGACCGGCACGGCGAAGTCTGCACCGCCGGAGGCATAAGGGACTTGAGGATTCAATTGTCCGTCCCTGCAGCAATCATTTTCTACAACGTCCAGGACCTCCTGGGCTATGATCAGCCCAGCAAGACTGTGGAGTGGCTGATCAATGCTGCCTCCGAGTCGATTTCGCAGCTCTCTTCTCTCAAAAGTTCTTTCTCCAATGCCGCGGAGCAGTTGAGTGACAAGAACAAAAGTGTGAGAGTGGGCGAAGATGAATCTAGGCCTGAATCATATCATCTGGATCTGAACAATGACCCAAACAGCCCGGACAGTCCGAACCCGGACCAGCGGCGGTGCATTTCTGGCTCGGAGTCCGCCTGCAGCACTGGCCTCCCATTACAAAG TTCCTTACTAACTATACCAGAGGAAACTTCCCGAGGAGAAAGTGCTCTACTTAGATTGGAATTTGTCAAGAAGTTGCCCGCTACTATCTTCACCGGCAGTTGGCTAGTAGATGAGGAAAAAAATCCTATCAAACTTAGGTTACTCGATGAGAGGACCAATAAAATAGTCAGAGCTGATCCTCTGTCATCGGAGCGGATTGAAATTGTAGTGCTGGACGGTGACTTTGGATGCGATGAACCTGAAGAAGATTGGACGGAGCAGGATTTCAACGCCTGTATTATCCGTGAGACAGAAGGCAGGATGCCGTTGCTGACAGGAGAGCTGTCAGTCACTTTGCAAGAAGGGGTTGCTTGCCTTGGCGGCATAGCCTTCACTGATAACTCTAGCTGGACAAGAAGTAACAAATTCCGGCTAGGGGCTCGAATTATTCGACAGGCTTCTGCTGAAGGAGCAAGAATCAAGGAAGCAAGAAGTGAAAGTTTCGTGGTGAATGCTCACTGCG GTCCATTGAAGAAGGGGCCGTGGAGTGTAGAGGAAGACACGAAGCTGACTAATTACATAAAAAGATACGGTATTTGGAATTGGAGTCATATGCCTAAGGCAGCAGGGCTCAAAAGGAGTGGCAAAAGCTGCAGGCTGAGGTGGATGAACTACTTGAGGCCTAATATCAGAAGAGGCAACTTCTCCGAAGATGAACAACGAGTCATCATTAAACTCCATCAACAACTCGGAAACAG GTGGCAAGCAATTGCAGCGAGTCTCCCTGGAAGGACAGACAATGAGATAAAGAACTTCTGGAATTCGCATCTGAAGAAAAGGGTACTTCAAACCGATAAG GTAATACAGAATCCACCATCTTCTGAGAGTGGAGGATCATGCTCAAGCATCACGTTTAATGCTACTGCAGTTCAGCAAG CTTATGAATCCCCAGGTTGGACCGATCCATTTTGCAGGGCAGAGGACTGTTAA
- the LOC116203169 gene encoding probable serine/threonine-protein kinase CST, producing the protein MAPDLEEISLCDCPRLSVLIEEVGNKHLTKIKGQASLAFSSTSCCGAKQSRTSEGKSVEGETRQSWNLEGKSVEGSRFTSYGGTWVAIKRLYSGAVLGTEEWKSEVTYIGGLSHPNIVDLLGYRSEGRERILVYKFKENLEQLSTTFMGLTAEDCSRSSQRPGFPTSVGNTSYLQGLQGLKDTVGWCFRMANLAVDESHLTTGVSETYDHAAPEYVATGNFLTVSCTSAPKLRPHCFRQYAFNNSCSAFNRAAN; encoded by the exons ATGGCGCCAGACCTGGAAGAGATTAGCCTCTGCGATTGCCCAAGGCTGAGTGTCTTGATTGAAGAAGTGGGCAACAAACACCTGACAAAGATTAAAG GACAGGCATCACTTGCATTTAGCAGTACATCATGTTGTGGGGCTAAACAAAGCAGGACTTCGGAAGGGAAATCTGTAGAAGGTGAAACTAGACAAAGCTGGAACTTGGAAGGGAAGTCTGTGGAAG GCAGCCGCTTCACCAGCTATGGTGGGACTTGGGTTGCCATCAAAAGGTTGTACTCTGGAGCCGTGCTAGGAACTGAAGAGTGGAAG TCAGAGGTCACCTATATTGGCGGCTTATCTCATCCTAACATTGTCGACCTGTTGGGATATCGTTCAGAGGGGAGAGAGCGCATCCTTGTTTATAAGTTCAAGGAAAACCTGGAACA GCTTTCCACGACTTTCATGGGACTTACGGCTGAAGATTGCAGTAGGAGCAGCCAGAGGCCTGGCTTTCCTACATCAGTTGGAAATACCAGTTATCTACAGGGTCTTCAAGGCCTCAAAGATACTGTTGGATGGT GCTTCCGCATGGCTAATCTTGCGGTCGATGAATCACATTTGACAACCGGGGTTAGTGAAACCTATGACCATGCTGCCCCTGAGTATGTTGCAACTGGTAATTTCCTGACAGTATCTTGCACTAGTGCTCCCAAGCTTCGTCCTCACTGCTTCAGGCAATATGCTTTTAATAATTCATGTTCTGCATTTAACAGGGCAGCTAACTAG
- the LOC116203790 gene encoding disease resistance protein At4g27190-like — protein MQSEVTELPESPRCPILKALYLHRNCKLRTIPISFFEYMPALQVLNFSRTRIKTLPDSLFRLCYLKRLFRNHCELLTFLSPKIGELKQLEVLDLHGTEILKLPNEVGQLTNLTCLELSFYSDSNSEGDKGKSNALIPEGTISALSQLEELSIDVDPENERWERAVGASVNDIRGLKMLNTAKLYFPYVEHLMNFNWYSTPIERFEFTVGRHAKRIMSRFPQDLQYELEQWDRCLKYMNGVGIPFDIKKVLQHSTAFFLDRHVTAPKLSEFGIGNMQQLKCCIIGECNEIDYVLDGCDFSEEESSSEILSEYSFDGHSLGSLEFFHIYYMKSLRGIFTGPYTKCTQNARVISNA, from the coding sequence ATGCAAAGTGAAGTAACTGAGCTACCTGAAAGCCCAAGGTGCCCGATACTCAAAGCACTATATCTGCACAGGAACTGTAAACTCAGAACGATTCCTATCTCCTTTTTCGAGTATATGCCTGCTCTCCAAGTACTGAACTTCTCCAGAACTCGTATCAAGACCTTGCCTGATTCTTTATTCAGGTTGTGTTATCTCAAAAGACTTTTTCGAAACCATTGTGAGCTCCTAACATTTTTGTCTCCGAAAATCGGGGAACTAAAACAGCTGGAGGTACTCGATCTTCATGGGACAGAGATACTCAAACTACCGAATGAGGTTGGACAGCTAACCAACCTTACATGTCTGGAACTGTCATTCTATAGTGACTCTAACTCTGAAGGGGATAAGGGCAAGTCAAATGCGTTGATTCCCGAAGGTACTATATCTGCTTTATCTCAGTTAGAAGAGTTGAGTATTGATGTGGATCCAGAGAATGAGAGGTGGGAAAGAGCTGTAGGAGCTTCTGTCAATGATATTCGTGGCTTGAAGATGCTAAATACTGCTAAGCTGTACTTCCCGTATGTGGAACATCTCATGAACTTCAATTGGTACAGCACCCCAATTGAACGTTTCGAGTTTACTGTGGGCCGCCATGCCAAGCGCATCATGTCCCGGTTCCCGCAGGATCTTCAGTATGAGCTCGAACAGTGGGATAGATGCCTCAAGTACATGAATGGTGTGGGCATCCCTTTTGATATTAAGAAAGTGCTCCAACATTCAactgctttttttttggatcgCCACGTGACTGCCCCTAAGCTATCTGAATTTGGGATCGGGAACATGCAGCAACTAAAATGTTGTATCATTGGAGAGTGCAATGAGATTGACTACGTCCTTGATGGGTGTGATTTCTCCGAGGAGGAGAGCAGTAGTGAAATATTATCCGAATACTCCTTTGATGGGCATAGTCTTGGATCCCTCGaatttttccatatatattacatgaagAGCTTGAGAGGAATATTCACAGGACCGTACACAAAATGTACACAAAATGCTCGTGTAATCTCAAATGCTTGA